A single region of the Solirubrobacterales bacterium genome encodes:
- a CDS encoding type IV toxin-antitoxin system AbiEi family antitoxin domain-containing protein, with protein sequence MPGIAQRTLLDIAWDQHGYVTSSDARRAGIDPRRLVDLKANGQATREAHGIYRLSQIPYDEYDQYMFATLWPRGAGVISHESAAVLHQLGNVNPAQIDVTVPRAMRFGKRPPAFLELHRENLEEGSIVRVEGVPVVSPFRAAFEMITGQSRRDLTRQVVEEARAAALITRDQRDFLMGLIVAGASND encoded by the coding sequence ATGCCGGGAATCGCACAACGAACTCTCCTCGATATTGCGTGGGATCAGCACGGTTACGTCACCAGCAGCGATGCGCGTCGCGCTGGTATAGACCCGCGGCGTCTGGTTGACCTGAAGGCAAATGGGCAGGCGACTCGTGAAGCGCACGGCATATACCGCCTGTCGCAGATTCCCTACGACGAGTACGACCAGTACATGTTCGCCACGCTGTGGCCACGCGGAGCTGGGGTGATTTCGCACGAGTCGGCAGCCGTGCTCCACCAGCTCGGGAACGTAAATCCTGCGCAAATCGACGTAACCGTGCCACGCGCCATGCGGTTCGGGAAGCGACCACCGGCGTTCCTTGAACTTCACCGCGAGAACCTTGAGGAAGGATCAATCGTGCGAGTCGAAGGCGTGCCGGTCGTATCCCCATTTCGTGCCGCCTTCGAAATGATCACGGGACAGTCGCGACGCGACCTGACCAGGCAAGTAGTCGAGGAAGCCCGTGCCGCGGCGCTGATCACGCGTGACCAGCGCGACTTTCTGATGGGGCTGATCGTTGCGGGCGCGTCAAATGACTAG
- a CDS encoding phage holin family protein, with the protein MPEAVTYETRRNPGFIVRILATGVVCLLGLWVASLLDLVSYDDNYLYLVIAALVLAAANLIMRPIFYLLSLPFIIITLGLFIWLINALMLWVTSVLVPPFELDGFWKTIGAAFILWIANLLVGGFMRDFIEKPKRETYVID; encoded by the coding sequence ATGCCTGAAGCAGTGACATACGAAACACGCAGGAACCCCGGGTTCATCGTCCGCATCCTTGCAACCGGCGTTGTCTGCCTTCTCGGGCTGTGGGTTGCTTCGCTGCTGGACCTCGTCTCCTACGACGACAACTATCTCTACCTGGTGATTGCGGCGCTCGTACTGGCGGCTGCCAACCTGATCATGCGTCCGATCTTCTATCTGCTCTCTCTCCCCTTCATCATCATCACACTCGGCCTGTTCATCTGGCTGATAAACGCGTTGATGCTGTGGGTCACGAGCGTTTTGGTGCCGCCATTCGAGCTCGATGGTTTCTGGAAGACGATCGGCGCGGCATTCATTCTCTGGATCGCGAACCTGCTCGTTGGCGGTTTCATGCGGGACTTCATCGAGAAGCCCAAGCGCGAGACGTACGTGATCGATTAG
- the prmC gene encoding peptide chain release factor N(5)-glutamine methyltransferase, with protein MAAPSTARELIDHGEARLRAAGIDTPRLDAELLLAEAAGVTRSQIVAGLIDPTGSIRTYEAWLKRRVGREPLAYITGRQGFRRIVLRVDDRVLIPRPETELLVAVVKVGRPCGILDLGTGSGAVALALADELPDATITAADISPAALAVARINACETGASDRVSFVESDLLNSVDGIFDAISANLPYVAAGDIAGLQPEVSAFEPRLALDGGADGLDLVRKLAATAPAQLKPSGLLALEIGEGHAAETERILQTAGFAEIERHQDLSGTERVVSGRAAR; from the coding sequence ATGGCCGCGCCGTCAACGGCTCGCGAGCTGATCGATCACGGCGAGGCGCGCCTGCGCGCCGCCGGCATCGACACCCCGAGGCTCGACGCCGAACTCCTGCTCGCCGAGGCAGCGGGAGTCACGCGATCACAGATCGTCGCCGGACTGATTGATCCGACTGGCTCAATCAGAACTTACGAAGCATGGCTCAAGCGCCGTGTCGGTCGCGAGCCGCTGGCGTACATCACCGGCCGTCAAGGCTTTCGCCGGATCGTCCTGCGCGTCGACGACCGGGTATTGATCCCGCGACCAGAGACCGAGCTCCTCGTGGCAGTGGTGAAGGTCGGTCGTCCGTGCGGGATTCTTGATCTTGGAACGGGAAGCGGGGCCGTTGCCCTCGCCCTCGCGGATGAACTCCCCGACGCCACGATCACCGCCGCCGACATTTCGCCCGCCGCACTTGCGGTCGCTCGAATAAACGCGTGTGAAACGGGCGCGAGTGATCGCGTGAGTTTCGTCGAATCCGATCTGCTCAATTCGGTGGACGGCATCTTTGACGCGATCTCGGCGAACCTGCCGTACGTCGCAGCCGGAGATATCGCCGGCCTTCAGCCGGAGGTGTCAGCCTTCGAGCCACGTCTCGCTCTCGATGGCGGCGCGGACGGTCTCGACCTGGTGCGAAAGCTCGCAGCGACCGCGCCGGCACAGTTGAAGCCCAGCGGCCTGCTCGCACTTGAGATCGGCGAGGGGCACGCGGCCGAGACCGAGCGGATTCTTCAGACTGCGGGCTTCGCCGAGATCGAGCGCCACCAGGACCTCTCCGGGACCGAGCGCGTGGTGAGCGGCCGAGCCGCGCGATGA
- a CDS encoding nucleotidyl transferase AbiEii/AbiGii toxin family protein — protein sequence MTRTYEDAPVNVKTLEQRMRNRVENATFNRTRRELSNLAVLKALSGLLDTNGDPIFAVKGGVAMEIEFGFSARTTTDLDVGFRAQVSELADLLADALAPGWGGFEFRISRPLEPIWETGEFGADIKVSYLSREWGAVKLEVGPAEGVSGMGVRTVENAAFNPEEVGIESILSVSAVEKQYMIAQKLHACTDHSRLGRPNERARDVPDVIVLWESLADGLRRDVRGACVEIFELRGKQAWPPTVEVVDGWESDYARAIEGTAFAIQDVKAAVARTNTIIDEIETEAGKSSDVSGES from the coding sequence ATGACTAGGACATACGAAGATGCGCCGGTGAACGTGAAGACGCTTGAACAGCGGATGAGAAACCGCGTCGAGAATGCGACATTCAACCGAACGCGCCGAGAACTCTCGAACTTGGCCGTGCTAAAGGCGTTGAGCGGGCTGCTGGATACGAACGGTGATCCGATATTCGCTGTCAAGGGGGGCGTGGCGATGGAAATCGAGTTCGGGTTTTCGGCGCGCACCACAACCGATCTCGACGTCGGATTTCGCGCTCAGGTGAGCGAGTTGGCAGACCTCTTGGCGGACGCGCTTGCTCCCGGATGGGGTGGGTTTGAATTTCGAATATCGAGACCATTGGAGCCGATTTGGGAAACCGGCGAATTCGGGGCAGATATCAAAGTGAGTTACCTCTCTCGCGAATGGGGAGCCGTGAAGCTTGAGGTGGGACCGGCGGAGGGCGTATCCGGAATGGGAGTCAGAACCGTAGAGAACGCGGCATTTAACCCGGAAGAGGTCGGCATTGAATCGATACTGAGTGTGTCCGCTGTCGAGAAGCAATACATGATCGCCCAGAAGCTGCACGCGTGTACGGACCACTCGCGATTGGGGCGACCGAATGAGCGAGCTCGTGACGTTCCGGATGTAATCGTCCTCTGGGAGTCCTTGGCCGACGGGTTACGTCGGGACGTTCGTGGAGCCTGTGTAGAGATCTTCGAGTTGCGTGGCAAGCAGGCTTGGCCGCCGACAGTCGAAGTTGTTGACGGATGGGAGTCGGATTACGCGCGAGCGATCGAAGGGACCGCATTCGCAATCCAAGACGTGAAAGCTGCCGTGGCACGGACAAACACGATCATCGATGAAATCGAAACCGAGGCAGGAAAGTCGTCGGACGTGAGCGGCGAATCGTGA
- a CDS encoding DUF1385 domain-containing protein, producing MASDSVTAPESASPNGVAAIGSGVEEAGVHRGSGDLIATRDAPVGGQAVIEGVMMRGIHHWAVAVRLEDGTIEKEVHDFESAVKKNRFYKLPVVRGVVALVESMGIGIKALGIAANKQLGDEEEEIGGTTWALTVAASLIFSVAFFFLLPLGLISLIQGDSGSSLQFVLFEKLLRIAIFIAYLYVISLLPDLRRVFEYHGAEHKVIFNYESGRPLTPENAQRFSRFHPRCGTSFLLLVFIVSIFVLLPLGRPEWYILFPSRVLAVPIVAGLAFELIKLIGKHRTKGWARAIMWPGLQLQRLTTREPDLEQLEVAIASLEAVLEKEDPREAVKDDEIGMEIVA from the coding sequence ATGGCGTCCGACAGCGTCACCGCACCTGAGTCAGCATCGCCCAACGGCGTCGCTGCAATCGGCTCTGGAGTAGAAGAAGCGGGAGTTCATCGCGGCAGCGGCGACCTGATCGCAACGCGCGACGCGCCAGTCGGCGGCCAGGCCGTGATTGAAGGCGTGATGATGCGCGGCATCCATCACTGGGCCGTCGCAGTTCGCCTGGAAGACGGCACGATCGAGAAAGAAGTTCATGACTTCGAGAGCGCCGTCAAGAAGAACCGTTTTTACAAGCTGCCGGTCGTGCGCGGAGTTGTCGCGCTCGTCGAATCGATGGGCATCGGCATCAAGGCACTCGGAATCGCCGCCAACAAGCAGCTCGGCGATGAAGAAGAAGAGATTGGCGGCACAACTTGGGCGTTGACCGTCGCGGCCTCGCTGATCTTCTCGGTCGCGTTCTTCTTCCTTCTGCCGCTGGGCCTGATCAGCCTCATCCAGGGCGACAGCGGCAGCTCACTGCAGTTCGTGCTGTTTGAGAAGCTCCTGCGCATTGCGATCTTCATCGCCTATCTGTATGTGATCTCGCTGCTTCCAGACCTACGACGAGTATTCGAATACCACGGCGCCGAACACAAGGTGATTTTCAACTACGAGTCTGGCCGGCCATTGACCCCGGAGAACGCCCAGCGCTTCTCACGTTTTCACCCGCGCTGCGGTACGAGCTTCCTGCTGCTGGTCTTCATCGTCTCGATCTTCGTGCTTCTGCCCCTGGGCCGCCCGGAGTGGTACATCCTCTTCCCGTCGCGCGTTCTGGCCGTGCCGATCGTGGCCGGTCTCGCCTTCGAGCTGATCAAGCTGATCGGCAAGCACCGCACCAAGGGCTGGGCCCGAGCGATCATGTGGCCGGGGCTACAGCTGCAGCGACTGACCACACGCGAGCCTGACCTTGAGCAGCTTGAGGTTGCGATTGCGTCGCTTGAGGCCGTGCTTGAAAAGGAAGATCCTCGTGAGGCTGTGAAGGACGACGAAATCGGCATGGAGATTGTCGCCTGA
- a CDS encoding Sua5/YciO/YrdC/YwlC family protein — protein MTAISPDSGADFQDAISNGEIVIFPTDTLYGIACDPDDAAAAERIHELKGRPPKKPSAVMYFSLDRLLADVGGDLGARTLNLVEQLLPGPFTLVVANRGNRFVPACAGSPEKLGLRVPKLGPAIEPLGGVEIPVMQTSANLSGGPDATAVEDIDPAIIAGVDLVLDGGPLLGYGSTVADISELEDGRWRLLRSQLPRTSGRIAELIGFPPESD, from the coding sequence ATGACCGCGATCTCTCCAGACTCAGGCGCTGATTTCCAGGACGCGATCAGCAACGGAGAAATCGTGATCTTCCCGACCGACACGCTCTATGGAATTGCCTGCGATCCCGACGACGCCGCAGCGGCCGAGCGCATCCACGAATTGAAGGGTCGGCCGCCCAAGAAACCATCCGCAGTGATGTACTTCTCACTCGATCGTCTGCTCGCCGATGTCGGAGGTGACCTCGGCGCGAGGACCCTGAACCTTGTGGAGCAGCTCCTTCCGGGCCCGTTCACCCTCGTTGTCGCCAACCGCGGCAATCGCTTCGTCCCGGCCTGCGCTGGATCGCCGGAGAAGCTCGGCCTGCGCGTACCGAAGCTCGGTCCCGCGATCGAGCCGCTCGGCGGCGTGGAGATCCCGGTGATGCAGACGAGCGCCAACCTCAGCGGCGGTCCCGACGCGACGGCAGTCGAAGACATCGACCCCGCGATCATCGCCGGGGTGGACCTTGTGCTCGACGGTGGCCCCTTGCTCGGCTACGGCTCGACCGTTGCGGACATATCTGAGCTCGAAGACGGCCGTTGGCGGCTGCTCCGATCGCAGTTGCCGCGCACAAGTGGCCGCATCGCTGAACTGATCGGCTTTCCGCCCGAATCTGACTGA
- a CDS encoding serine hydroxymethyltransferase: protein MSELPEDLFNAPLEEVDPEIAQVLKDELGRQQNTLEMIASENFVPRAILEAQGSVLTNKYAEGYPGKRYYGGCEYVDVAETLAIDRAKALFGAEFANVQPHSGAQANTAVYHALLQPSETLLGLELSHGGHLSHGMKINVSGRLYDIAAYGVRKDDYRIHMEDVAKIAEERKPKLIVAGWSAYPRQLDFAAFREIADSVGALLMVDMAHFAGLVAAGEHPSPVPYADVVTTTIHKTIGGGRSGMILAKEEHGKAINSAVFPGQQGGPLMHIIAGKAVAFKIAASDSFKERQQRTRRGASILAEKMLGKGVNVLTGGTDVHLVLADLQGSPLNGQEAEDRLHEIDITVNRNSIPFDPLPPSVSSGLRIGTPALATRGFQDDDFAEVGEVIATALAAEEWNDAIRTELRGRATALANKFPLYEHLSSPAIA, encoded by the coding sequence GTGAGCGAGCTACCGGAAGACTTATTCAATGCCCCCCTCGAAGAGGTGGATCCCGAGATCGCGCAGGTCCTGAAAGACGAGCTCGGCCGCCAGCAGAACACGCTTGAGATGATCGCCAGCGAGAACTTCGTCCCGCGCGCGATTCTCGAAGCGCAGGGCTCCGTGCTCACCAACAAATACGCCGAGGGCTATCCGGGCAAGCGCTACTACGGCGGCTGCGAATACGTCGACGTTGCCGAGACACTCGCGATCGATCGCGCCAAGGCGCTGTTCGGCGCGGAGTTCGCGAACGTCCAACCGCACTCAGGGGCGCAGGCAAACACTGCCGTCTACCACGCGCTTCTGCAGCCCAGCGAGACCTTGCTGGGCCTCGAGCTCTCACACGGCGGGCACCTCTCACACGGCATGAAGATCAACGTCTCCGGTCGCCTCTACGACATCGCCGCATACGGCGTGCGCAAGGACGACTACCGGATCCACATGGAAGACGTCGCAAAGATCGCCGAAGAGCGCAAACCCAAGCTGATCGTCGCCGGCTGGAGCGCGTACCCGCGTCAGCTCGACTTTGCGGCATTCCGCGAGATCGCAGATTCCGTTGGCGCGCTGTTGATGGTCGACATGGCCCACTTCGCCGGCCTCGTGGCCGCAGGTGAGCATCCTTCACCGGTGCCGTACGCAGACGTCGTGACCACCACTATCCACAAAACGATCGGCGGCGGACGCAGCGGAATGATCCTCGCCAAGGAAGAGCACGGCAAGGCAATCAACTCCGCCGTCTTCCCCGGACAGCAGGGCGGACCGCTGATGCACATCATCGCCGGCAAGGCCGTTGCGTTCAAGATCGCGGCGAGCGACTCATTCAAGGAGCGCCAACAGCGCACGCGCCGCGGCGCCTCGATCCTCGCCGAGAAGATGCTCGGGAAGGGCGTGAATGTCCTGACCGGCGGCACCGACGTGCACCTCGTGCTCGCCGACCTGCAGGGCAGCCCGCTCAACGGCCAGGAGGCCGAAGACCGCCTGCACGAGATCGACATCACCGTCAACCGCAACTCGATTCCTTTCGACCCGCTCCCGCCGTCAGTTTCCAGTGGCCTGCGGATTGGTACGCCAGCGCTGGCAACGCGCGGATTCCAGGACGACGACTTCGCCGAGGTCGGCGAAGTGATCGCCACGGCGCTCGCCGCCGAGGAGTGGAACGATGCAATCCGCACCGAGCTGCGTGGGCGGGCAACTGCGCTCGCGAACAAGTTTCCGCTGTACGAGCATCTGAGTTCACCAGCGATAGCGTGA
- the rpmE gene encoding 50S ribosomal protein L31 — MKTEIHPEYVEAKVTCSCGNSFVTRSTKSELHVELCSECHPFYTGKQKLVDTGGRVERFQRRAAKSSKR; from the coding sequence ATGAAGACTGAGATCCACCCCGAATACGTCGAGGCGAAAGTCACCTGCAGTTGCGGAAACTCCTTCGTCACGCGCTCGACCAAGTCAGAGCTCCACGTCGAACTCTGCTCGGAGTGCCACCCGTTCTACACCGGTAAGCAGAAGCTCGTTGACACCGGTGGCCGTGTCGAACGCTTCCAGCGTCGCGCTGCCAAGTCGTCGAAGCGCTAA
- the rpiB gene encoding ribose 5-phosphate isomerase B, translating to MKIAIASDHAGFELKQHIAAALRAEGHDVKDFGTESEESVDYPDFAEPAAREVAAGDAERGVLVCGSGVGVSIVANKVDGIRAVHAHDSDEASMSRQHNDANVVTVGERTTAPEDAIKIVNAFLSTEFEGGRHQKRVDKIALVEGHTTTRASAKETYL from the coding sequence GTGAAAATCGCGATCGCATCCGACCATGCCGGCTTCGAATTGAAGCAGCATATTGCCGCTGCCTTGCGGGCCGAAGGACACGACGTGAAGGACTTCGGCACTGAGTCCGAGGAGTCCGTCGACTACCCCGACTTCGCAGAACCAGCCGCGCGTGAAGTTGCCGCTGGCGACGCCGAACGCGGCGTGCTCGTTTGCGGAAGCGGCGTTGGCGTGTCGATCGTCGCCAACAAGGTCGACGGCATTCGGGCGGTGCACGCGCATGACAGCGACGAGGCATCAATGAGCCGCCAGCACAACGACGCGAACGTCGTCACGGTGGGCGAGCGCACCACCGCTCCGGAGGACGCAATCAAGATCGTCAATGCTTTTCTCTCAACTGAATTTGAAGGCGGCCGCCATCAGAAGCGCGTCGACAAAATCGCGCTGGTCGAGGGACACACCACCACCAGGGCATCGGCCAAGGAGACCTACTTGTGA
- the prfA gene encoding peptide chain release factor 1 gives MITELLNQIEQRFADVQAQMSDPEVINDRERYAAVGREYSQLEPAHDLVVEYRRAESDMEGAKDLVDEDEEFAELYDSSKARITELEDEIRMAMIDRDPNDDKDVIIELRPGTGGEEAGNFAADLYRMITRYAERLKFKPELIEADDGGHYTLAIKGDAAFSIFKYEGGTHRVQRVPETESQGRIHTSTATVAVMPEADDVDVQIDQNDLQIDVYRSSGPGGQSVNTTDSAVRITHKPTGVVVSMQDEKSQLQNREKAMRVLRARLFERALEEQHAAAAAERKAQVGTGERSGKIRTYNFPQGRVTDHRIKLTAHNLDAVLDGELDEFTSALQADEKRQMLEAQTGTTG, from the coding sequence ATGATCACCGAACTCCTGAACCAGATCGAACAGCGCTTCGCCGATGTCCAGGCGCAGATGAGTGATCCCGAAGTGATCAACGATCGCGAGCGCTACGCCGCGGTCGGGCGCGAGTACAGCCAGCTCGAGCCGGCGCACGATCTGGTCGTTGAGTACCGCCGTGCCGAATCCGACATGGAGGGCGCGAAGGACCTTGTCGACGAGGACGAAGAGTTCGCCGAACTCTACGACAGCTCAAAGGCTCGCATCACAGAGCTCGAAGACGAGATCCGCATGGCGATGATCGACCGCGACCCCAACGACGACAAGGACGTGATCATCGAACTTCGTCCGGGCACCGGTGGGGAAGAGGCAGGAAACTTCGCAGCCGATCTGTACCGCATGATCACGCGCTACGCCGAGCGCTTGAAGTTCAAACCCGAGTTGATCGAGGCCGACGACGGCGGGCACTACACGCTCGCCATCAAGGGCGACGCTGCCTTCAGCATATTCAAGTACGAAGGTGGTACCCACCGCGTTCAACGCGTTCCCGAGACCGAGTCCCAGGGCCGCATCCACACCTCCACCGCGACCGTCGCCGTGATGCCCGAGGCAGACGATGTTGATGTGCAGATAGATCAGAACGACTTGCAGATCGACGTCTACCGCAGCTCTGGCCCGGGCGGCCAGTCGGTGAACACGACCGACTCCGCCGTCCGCATCACGCACAAACCAACAGGCGTCGTCGTCTCGATGCAGGATGAGAAGTCGCAGCTTCAGAATCGTGAGAAGGCGATGCGTGTTCTGCGTGCCCGCCTGTTCGAGCGCGCGCTTGAAGAGCAGCACGCCGCTGCGGCCGCCGAGCGCAAGGCGCAGGTTGGCACCGGCGAGCGCTCGGGGAAGATCCGCACCTACAACTTCCCGCAGGGCCGAGTGACCGACCACCGGATAAAGCTCACCGCGCACAACCTCGATGCGGTGCTTGACGGCGAGCTCGATGAGTTCACAAGCGCCCTTCAGGCGGACGAAAAGCGCCAGATGCTCGAGGCGCAGACGGGCACCACCGGCTGA
- a CDS encoding diguanylate cyclase: protein MQDSIAHYVALGFALSAALVGISGARKARGGFRSRSAQTYARAALLTAVGFAIGIAVESEIVFLAGASIGMALVAFGLMIQAKEGEVFVKIASEQRVDFNSGLPNERLFYERLNAEHSRTKRTNQRYSIATFEIDNYDLLSDADKSNGMKLLAESLNESIRNTDTLGRVADNQVAVLLVDTLAEGAIIGCDRACERFFFQSCGHNDTAHVTRPLTVSAGIAAFDDDTVDPHHVVDNAKLALKRLHDEMDSGIKVYDRNEFVRQADSDLEAQLSA, encoded by the coding sequence ATGCAAGATTCGATCGCCCATTACGTAGCTCTAGGTTTCGCACTCTCAGCCGCGCTCGTCGGAATTTCCGGCGCGCGGAAGGCCAGGGGTGGCTTCCGCTCGCGCTCCGCGCAGACCTACGCGCGGGCCGCTCTGCTCACGGCAGTGGGCTTCGCGATCGGTATTGCGGTCGAGAGCGAGATCGTCTTCCTCGCGGGTGCGTCCATCGGGATGGCGCTGGTTGCTTTTGGACTGATGATTCAGGCCAAGGAGGGCGAGGTATTCGTGAAGATCGCGTCCGAACAGCGCGTCGACTTCAACAGCGGCCTGCCGAATGAGCGTCTCTTCTATGAGCGGCTGAACGCCGAGCACTCGCGCACCAAGCGCACCAACCAGCGCTACTCGATCGCAACATTCGAGATCGACAACTACGACCTGCTCAGCGACGCCGACAAGTCGAACGGGATGAAGCTGCTCGCCGAATCTCTGAACGAATCGATTCGCAACACCGACACGCTCGGCCGCGTCGCGGACAACCAAGTTGCCGTACTGCTAGTCGACACGCTCGCCGAGGGTGCGATCATCGGCTGCGACCGAGCCTGCGAGCGATTCTTCTTTCAGAGCTGCGGTCACAACGACACCGCGCACGTGACCAGGCCACTGACCGTTTCGGCCGGAATTGCCGCTTTCGACGACGACACTGTCGATCCTCATCACGTCGTCGACAACGCCAAGCTTGCGCTCAAGCGCCTTCACGACGAGATGGACTCGGGCATCAAGGTTTACGACCGCAATGAGTTCGTGCGCCAGGCCGACAGCGACTTAGAGGCGCAGCTCAGCGCCTGA
- a CDS encoding undecaprenyl/decaprenyl-phosphate alpha-N-acetylglucosaminyl 1-phosphate transferase, with protein sequence MELQALSAFAVATIVSFALTPLVAKLAFRVGAVAHVSDRSLHDHDMPSLGGLAILSGLLVASLAFLPESTESKGIIAGALVIALVGTLDDIFDLPPLVKLIGQFCGAAIPVFSGVVVTNFTLPFIDPVALGDWAVPLTMLGIVAVINVVNLTDGADGLAAGVCFIGAATFAIITLSLNRDAAGILAAATAGASLGFLFHNFYPATIFMGDAGSNLLGYLLACIAIQGVLKTAAAVALFFPLVILAVPILDTGFVVAKRLKYGKPIYAADRWHFHHRFVNIGFSQRRTVLYLYAWTLSLAGMALALRFIPYTDGHGNLDTGWTLVLAGIGVLVIIASFYLVVVLEILKLRRFRGRSWRRGQATSEEVDAEVAEELATGDFPAVRPD encoded by the coding sequence TTGGAACTGCAAGCACTCTCAGCTTTCGCGGTCGCGACGATCGTCTCATTCGCGTTGACGCCGCTCGTCGCGAAGCTCGCCTTCCGCGTCGGTGCCGTCGCGCACGTCAGCGACCGATCGCTGCACGACCACGATATGCCGAGCCTCGGCGGGCTGGCGATCTTGTCCGGGCTGCTGGTCGCTTCGCTCGCGTTCCTGCCTGAAAGCACCGAGAGCAAAGGCATCATCGCCGGCGCGCTCGTGATCGCTCTGGTCGGAACGCTCGACGACATCTTTGATCTCCCGCCGCTGGTCAAGCTGATCGGCCAGTTCTGCGGCGCGGCAATTCCAGTTTTCTCCGGTGTGGTGGTGACCAACTTCACGCTGCCGTTCATCGACCCTGTGGCCCTGGGCGACTGGGCCGTGCCGCTGACGATGCTCGGCATCGTCGCGGTGATCAACGTCGTCAACCTCACCGACGGCGCCGACGGCCTGGCGGCGGGCGTGTGTTTCATCGGGGCGGCGACCTTTGCGATCATCACCCTTTCCCTCAACCGCGACGCCGCGGGCATCCTCGCTGCCGCGACTGCAGGCGCATCGCTCGGGTTCCTCTTTCATAACTTCTACCCGGCGACGATCTTCATGGGAGACGCAGGCTCAAACCTGCTCGGCTACCTGCTCGCCTGCATCGCGATCCAGGGCGTTTTGAAGACCGCAGCAGCCGTCGCGCTGTTCTTCCCGCTGGTGATTCTCGCTGTCCCGATCCTTGACACCGGGTTCGTGGTGGCCAAGCGCCTGAAGTACGGCAAACCGATCTACGCGGCAGACCGATGGCACTTCCATCACCGCTTCGTCAACATCGGGTTCTCCCAACGTCGCACGGTCCTCTACCTCTACGCCTGGACTCTGAGTCTTGCCGGCATGGCGCTGGCGCTGCGCTTCATTCCGTACACCGACGGTCACGGCAACCTCGACACCGGCTGGACGCTCGTGCTCGCCGGGATCGGCGTCCTTGTGATCATCGCCAGCTTCTACCTTGTCGTGGTGCTTGAGATCCTCAAGCTAAGGCGTTTCCGCGGGCGCTCATGGCGTCGCGGGCAGGCGACATCCGAAGAGGTAGACGCAGAGGTTGCGGAAGAACTCGCCACGGGGGACTTTCCGGCCGTTCGCCCCGACTGA